Within Enterobacter sp. RHBSTW-00175, the genomic segment TCGGAAACAAAGACTGGAACGTGCTGACGACCATTATGGACAGCGATGGTCAAACCGATCATGTTAGGAAAGATCGTTGAACGACGGGACCAAGTGCGCAGGGGCTTCTTGTCTCCGCTTTCCACCGCTTTCTCTACCTTCTTCAGCAAGTGCAGGTCAATAAAAGGACCTTTCTTGAGAGAACGTGGCATGGCTTATCCTCTAAAATTATTTGCTACGGCGACGTACGATAAATTTATCAGTACGCTTGTTGCTGCGGGTCTTCTTACCTTTGGTCTGAACGCCCCACGGAGTTACCGGGTGCTTACCAAAGTTACGACCTTCACCACCACCATGTGGGTGGTCTACTGGGTTCATCGCAGTACCGCGAACGGTAGGACGAACACCACGCCAGCGTGCAGCACCTGCTTTACCCAGAACGCGCAGCATATGCTCAGCATTGCCAACTTCGCCCAGAGTAGCGCGGCAGTCTGCTTCGACTTTACGCATTTCACCAGAACGCAGACGCAGGGTGACATAAGCACCGTCACGAGCAACGATCTGAACGTAAGTACCAGCGGAACGTGCCAGCTGACCGCCTTTACCTGGTTTCATTTCTACGTTATGAACGGTAGAACCAACCGGGATATTGCGCATCGGCAGGGTGTTGCCTGCTTTGATTGCAGCATCAACGCCAGACTGAATCTGGTCGCCAGCTTTCAGGCCTTTAGGGGCCAGGATGTAACGGCGTTCGCCGTCTTTGTACAGAACCAGCGCGATGTTCGCGGAACGGTTCGGATCGTACTCAAGACGTTCAACAACTGCTGGGATACCGTCTTTGTTGCGTTTGAAGTCAACAATACGATAAGCCTGCTTGTGGCCACCACCGATGTGACGAGTGGTGATACGGCCATTGTTGTTACGACCACCGGATTTGCTGTTTTTTTCCAGCAACGGAGCAAAAGGTTTGCCCTTGTGCAGCTCAGGGTTAACCACTTTAACTACGTGGCGACGACCCGGAGATGTCGGTTTACATTTAACAACTGCCATTGTATTACTCCTCCGACTTACTCAGCGCCGCCAACGAAGTCCAGATTCTGGCCTTCTTTCAGGGTGACGTAAGCTTTTTTCCAGTCGCTACGACGACCGATACGCTGTCCTTGACGTTTAACTTTCCCTTTAACTACCAGGGTGTTAACGACTTCGACTTCGACTTCAAACAGTTTCTGCACAGCAGCTTTGATCTCTGCTTTGGTCGCGTCTTTAGCAACTTTGAGAACGATGGTGTTTGTTTTTTCCATCGCAGTAGACGCTTTTTCAGAAACGTGCGGTGCACGCAGCACCTTCAGCAGACGTTCTTCACGAATCATGCCAGCATCTCCTCAACTTGCTTAACAGCATCAGCAGTCATTACGACTTTGTCGAAGGCGATCAGGCTAACCGGGTCGATACCAGTTGCATCACGTACGTCAACCTTGTGCAGGTTACGCGCAGCAAGGAACAGGTTCTCGTCCAGCTCACCGGTGATGATCAGCACATCTTCCAGAGCCATGTCTTTCAGTTTCTGTGCCAGCAGCTTAGTTTTAGGCGCTTCAACAGAGAATGATTCGACAACGATCAGACGATCCTGACGTACCAGTTCGGACAGGATGCTTTTCAGCGCGCCGCGGTACATCTTTTTGTTAACTTTTTGACTGTGGTCCTGTGGACGCGCAGCGAAGGTCACGCCACCTGAACGCCAGATCGGGCTCTTGATAGAACCTGAACGCGCACGGCCGGTACCTTTCTGGCGCCATGGCTTTTTGCCAGAACCAGTTACTTCAGCACGAGTCTTCTGAGCACGAGTACCCTGACGAGCACCAGCTGCATAAGCAACAACAACCTGGTGAACCAGCGCTTCGTTGAAATCACGACCGAAGGTAGTTTCGGAAACAGTCAGCGCGCTCTGCGCGTCTTTCAATACTAATTCCATTGCTATCCCCTTACGCCTTCACAGCTGGTTTAACGATCAGGTCGCTACCGGTTGCACCCGGAACTGCACCTTTAACCAGCAGCAGGTTGCGCTCAGCGTCAACACGTACTACGTCCAGGCTCTGAACGGTTACACGTTCGTTACCCAGCTGACCTGCCATTTTCTTGCCTTTGAACACTTTGCCCGGAGTCTGGTTCTGACCGATAGAACCCGGAACGCGGTGAGACAAGGAGTTACCGTGAGTAGCGTCCTGGGTACGGAAGTTCCAGCGCTTAACGGTACCAGCAAAACCTTTACCTTTAGAGGTACCGGTTACGTCAACTTTTTTAACGTCAGCAAACAGCTCAACGCTAATGTCCTGACCTACGGTGAACTCTTCGCCTTCAGCAAGACGGAATTCCCACAGACCACGGCCAGCTTCAACGCCAGCTTTAGCGAAGTGACCCGCTTCTGGTTTGGTTACACGGTTAGCTTTTTTAGCACCAGTGGTAACCTGAACAGCGCGGTAGCCATCGTTAGCCAGATCTTTAACCTGAGTAACGCGGTTTGCTTCAACTTCGATTACGGTTACTGGGATTGAAACGCCATCTTCAGTGAAGATGCGGGTCATACCCACTTTTTTACCGACTAAACCAATCATTGTATCAACCTCTCAATCGCTCGATGACCTGATTAACCCAGGCTGATCTGCACGTCTACACCGGCAGCCAGATCCAGACGCATCAGAGCATCAACGGTTTTCTCAGTTGGCTCAACGATGTCAACCAGACGCTTGTGAGTGCGGATTTCGTACTGATCACGCGCGTCTTTGTTGACGTGCGGGGAGATCAGAACGGTGAAGCGCTCTTTGCGGGTCGGCAGCGGGATCGGACCACGGACTTGCGCACCAGTGCGCTTAGCAGTCTCGACGATTTCCGCGGTTGATTGATCGATCAGACGATGATCAAACGCTTTAAGGCGGATACGGATTCTTTGGTTCTGCATGAGACCAGAGCTCCAATTATTTTATAAACGAAAATGATTACTCCTCAAACCCATTACGATTGATGGGAGAGTGTAACCGTTCTTACGTAGCTCCCCGATTGGGAGCATTGTTGAGTAACAAAATTAGTTACTCCGGTTCAGATTGAACCAGCCGTCAATTACGACAAGCCCGCGCATTATACGTATTTACAGACTTAATGCAAGTCAACTGTGTCGATAATAACCAACCTTTATTAAGGTGTACTCATTGCTGTTCGATATCGGCCATAGCCTGCTTCACCCGCGCTTTGAGTTCGGACTGTTCAGTGAAATTTTCTGGCGCTGGTTGCTCTCCACTATCACCCTCCCAGGCAGTCTCTTCTGTCACGCTCTCTTGTGGCAGCGGTAAAGGTTTCTTCTTATATATATAGTGTTCATCTGACAGGCGATAGTTCAGGGGCGCTGGTTCAGACCCCGTGGTTTGAGAAATCCAGAGATAGATAAAGCAGCCCGCCAGGGTGCATCCCATGATATACACCAGCCAACACAACAAATGCAGTAAACACCGCCCAGGCGTAACCGGCATATCAGGTCTGATAAAGCCTTCGTTTACGTTCGGGGTGTCACCCCGTTTCGTACTCATGCTTTTCCTCCATCAGAGGTTATTTTCGGGCTTTCTCCCAGTGCCTGCCACAGCCTGATAAGCGAAATTCGCCCCATCACGCCATCAGCCTTAATTTTGTTTTGCCTTTGAAACTGGCGAATTTTTTCAATCAGCACTGGACTCCACTCGCCGGTCTCTTCGGCATCGACGTTAAGCACGCGGCTAAGCATAGTATCTAGCCACACAATATCATCGGCGCTGCTCTTCTTTGAAATGCTCCCATTGCCGTCAGGAGATGGCTTCCACATCAGGGTATAGCTCCCCTTCCAGACGCTGCTGAACCATGCTTTATTCAGAACCCAGGTTTTTTCCCCCGACAACGCAACGAGCGAATCGCCCCCTCCCCCGATGATAACAACCGGGATGTGCGTATTTTCTATCTCCAGAGCGGCGATCCAGGGCAGCCCCTGAGCCATCAACGATGCCAACGTATCGGTTCCGGACACACACGCCATTCCTGCCCGGAATGCCTGATCGCACCAGGCTTCTCCTTGATCCACTTCATAACCCCAGACGCTATAGAGTAATGCGAGTGATCCCCTGGCAGACAAAATCCCGGATGTCAGCGCCGGCGGTTTCACCGGACTCTTTGTCGCAGTAATCCACCTTGCAGGAGAAGGAAACCCGCGTGAAAGTGGTTGCGCAAAATACCCACCCGCGCTGCCCGACACGATCGCCACCAGGAACAATGCCAGCCACAGTCGTCCTCCCCGCCGGGGTGCTGGCAGACAACGTAGGGTATCGGCTTGCTGGGATAGCGGCAGAGTATCATGTGCACCATCACCCGATGGTGCACTCCCGTGGTAGCGTCTGCCTGCCCGGGCGGCTAAATGCAGGTTCCCCTGGCTGCGTTTCATCATGTCGCGGATGAATTTGTCAGGAAACGCCCTCCCCTCCCCTGGCTCAATACCGGCATAAAAAGCGAATACCTGTCGGTAGTCATCTACTCTCACGCCAGAAAGCTGAAACCATACCGGATGGTTTATACGTAATTGACGTTGTTGGCGATTGGAAAAATTGCCGGTTATCAAAAGATGGGCTTGCGGCATAAGTGCGATGAACATCTCGACTATGGCCACAATGCCTTTTGGTACCCGATGGCTGTCTTCAAGAACCAG encodes:
- the rpsS gene encoding 30S ribosomal protein S19, with protein sequence MPRSLKKGPFIDLHLLKKVEKAVESGDKKPLRTWSRRSTIFPNMIGLTIAVHNGRQHVPVFVSDEMVGHKLGEFAPTRTYRGHAADKKAKKK
- the rplB gene encoding 50S ribosomal protein L2 → MAVVKCKPTSPGRRHVVKVVNPELHKGKPFAPLLEKNSKSGGRNNNGRITTRHIGGGHKQAYRIVDFKRNKDGIPAVVERLEYDPNRSANIALVLYKDGERRYILAPKGLKAGDQIQSGVDAAIKAGNTLPMRNIPVGSTVHNVEMKPGKGGQLARSAGTYVQIVARDGAYVTLRLRSGEMRKVEADCRATLGEVGNAEHMLRVLGKAGAARWRGVRPTVRGTAMNPVDHPHGGGEGRNFGKHPVTPWGVQTKGKKTRSNKRTDKFIVRRRSK
- the rplW gene encoding 50S ribosomal protein L23, producing MIREERLLKVLRAPHVSEKASTAMEKTNTIVLKVAKDATKAEIKAAVQKLFEVEVEVVNTLVVKGKVKRQGQRIGRRSDWKKAYVTLKEGQNLDFVGGAE
- the rplD gene encoding 50S ribosomal protein L4 codes for the protein MELVLKDAQSALTVSETTFGRDFNEALVHQVVVAYAAGARQGTRAQKTRAEVTGSGKKPWRQKGTGRARSGSIKSPIWRSGGVTFAARPQDHSQKVNKKMYRGALKSILSELVRQDRLIVVESFSVEAPKTKLLAQKLKDMALEDVLIITGELDENLFLAARNLHKVDVRDATGIDPVSLIAFDKVVMTADAVKQVEEMLA
- the rplC gene encoding 50S ribosomal protein L3, which produces MIGLVGKKVGMTRIFTEDGVSIPVTVIEVEANRVTQVKDLANDGYRAVQVTTGAKKANRVTKPEAGHFAKAGVEAGRGLWEFRLAEGEEFTVGQDISVELFADVKKVDVTGTSKGKGFAGTVKRWNFRTQDATHGNSLSHRVPGSIGQNQTPGKVFKGKKMAGQLGNERVTVQSLDVVRVDAERNLLLVKGAVPGATGSDLIVKPAVKA
- the rpsJ gene encoding 30S ribosomal protein S10, whose product is MQNQRIRIRLKAFDHRLIDQSTAEIVETAKRTGAQVRGPIPLPTRKERFTVLISPHVNKDARDQYEIRTHKRLVDIVEPTEKTVDALMRLDLAAGVDVQISLG
- a CDS encoding peptidoglycan-binding domain-containing protein is translated as MDEHIHFYTALRRRMLDSLSTTLAHEHWVVMQGVTGSGKSTLARGAITHWPNRALTMSPTNSKGYQWEWTVIADTEVSGNLTGRAFSSNSLWRELLCATDAMPDHPLLLVLEDSHRVPKGIVAIVEMFIALMPQAHLLITGNFSNRQQRQLRINHPVWFQLSGVRVDDYRQVFAFYAGIEPGEGRAFPDKFIRDMMKRSQGNLHLAARAGRRYHGSAPSGDGAHDTLPLSQQADTLRCLPAPRRGGRLWLALFLVAIVSGSAGGYFAQPLSRGFPSPARWITATKSPVKPPALTSGILSARGSLALLYSVWGYEVDQGEAWCDQAFRAGMACVSGTDTLASLMAQGLPWIAALEIENTHIPVVIIGGGGDSLVALSGEKTWVLNKAWFSSVWKGSYTLMWKPSPDGNGSISKKSSADDIVWLDTMLSRVLNVDAEETGEWSPVLIEKIRQFQRQNKIKADGVMGRISLIRLWQALGESPKITSDGGKA